In Paludibaculum fermentans, the genomic stretch AGCCTGGTACCCGGTTTTGGCGACCACCGTGTACTTCATCGGCTTGCCCTTCTCGTCAGTGACCTTCAACGGCGCGTCCGTCCGCGGGTCCACGAGATCAACCTTGATCTTTCTGTACTTGCCATCGCGCGCCGTATTCGTCGGCTGGTAGGACAGCGAGTAAGTGTTGCGCAGCGCTTCGGAGATCTGGCGGAAGATGCCGCCGTATTCGCCAAAGAAACGGGGGAACCAGGATTGTCCGCCAGTCTCTTTCGAGAACGTCCGCAGTTGGTTGTCGGCCTGCAGGAAGTCGAGCCGCTGAATCGGGCCCATGTAGCCGTGTGAATCCAGATACTCACGCATCGCCTGCAGCGTGCCCAGGGCGTAGATCGGCACACTGGCCGTCTGCAGCCGCCGCCTCGTCACATCAAACGTGATCTTCGAAAACGTATCCATGCCGCTACCGATGTAGAGGATCGCCTTGCGGCCCTCGATGTCGCTCATGCGGTCGGCCACACTCGTCAGTGCATCGTACAGGTTCGATTCCGAGAACGCCGGGATCCGCAACCGAGCCATGGCTTCGTAGGTGTCCTGCCGGTTGGTGGAGAAGTCGCTGAGGATCTCTGAGCGCATGTCGAACGCTACCACCGCCACCGTGTCCTCGGGCTTCAGGGTCTGCAGGAAGCCGTAGCAGGCGGTCAGGGTCTCCTGCCAGCCGTAAGACCAGTACTGTTGGTACAGATTGCTGAACTCGATCACCATGGCCAAAGTGATGGGCGACTCGCCGGTGGTAAAGCCCGAAACCTTCTGCGGCACCCCGTCTTCCAGGACGCGGAAGTTGCCGGCGGGAATCCCCGGAATGAACCGGCCGCGGTTGTCCAGCACCGCCACATCCACACTGACCGTCAAGGTGTCACTGCGGAACGTGGGCTGGCCGGCTTCGGCCTTCTCGCCCGGTTTCTTCTGCAGTTTGGAGGGGATCTTCTCGCTTTGCGTCTCCGGCGGTTTCTCGGCGGCCGTATCGTCCGAGGCTTTCTTGCGGGGGCGCGACACTGTGTCGCCCGATTCTTTCTTCGGGCCGGTTTGGGCGGGCAGCAGGCCGCACATCGCGACAGCCGCGGCTACCAGTGTGGGTCCCAGGAATCGGCGCAGTTTCATAACACTCCCCTTCTCATGCCTATAAGACGTACAACCCGGACTAGCCGGTTGCGACGCGCTATTGAATCCAGTCACCTGGTCCGCCGCG encodes the following:
- a CDS encoding VWA domain-containing protein, which codes for MKLRRFLGPTLVAAAVAMCGLLPAQTGPKKESGDTVSRPRKKASDDTAAEKPPETQSEKIPSKLQKKPGEKAEAGQPTFRSDTLTVSVDVAVLDNRGRFIPGIPAGNFRVLEDGVPQKVSGFTTGESPITLAMVIEFSNLYQQYWSYGWQETLTACYGFLQTLKPEDTVAVVAFDMRSEILSDFSTNRQDTYEAMARLRIPAFSESNLYDALTSVADRMSDIEGRKAILYIGSGMDTFSKITFDVTRRRLQTASVPIYALGTLQAMREYLDSHGYMGPIQRLDFLQADNQLRTFSKETGGQSWFPRFFGEYGGIFRQISEALRNTYSLSYQPTNTARDGKYRKIKVDLVDPRTDAPLKVTDEKGKPMKYTVVAKTGYQAPREVE